Proteins encoded in a region of the Capsicum annuum cultivar UCD-10X-F1 unplaced genomic scaffold, UCD10Xv1.1 ctg56350, whole genome shotgun sequence genome:
- the LOC124893244 gene encoding uncharacterized protein LOC124893244, whose protein sequence is MIGRADIEGSKSNVAMNAWLPQASYPCDVPPQPNSPPDNVFRPDRPAERALGPKRGTMPHF, encoded by the exons ATGATAGGAAGAGCCGACATCGAAGGATCAAAAAGCAACGTCGCTATGAACGCTTGGCTGCCACAAGCCAGTTATCCCTGTG ATGTGCCGCCCCAGCCAAACTCCCCACCTGACAATGTCTTCCGCCCGGATCGACCCGCAGAGCGAGCCTTGGGTCCAAAAAGAGGGACAATGCCCCACTTCTGA